A window of the Lysinibacillus irui genome harbors these coding sequences:
- the spoIIAA gene encoding anti-sigma F factor antagonist, whose product MHYQLEMVTRETVVIRLFGELDHHAVEQIRAKISAAIFQGTVTTIIWNLEGLSFMDSSGVGLVLGRMRELEAVAGRTILLNPSPTMRKVFQFSGLGPWMMDATEEQAIDRVRGIVNG is encoded by the coding sequence ATGCATTATCAATTAGAAATGGTCACAAGAGAGACAGTCGTTATACGTTTGTTTGGGGAGCTCGATCATCATGCAGTAGAACAAATTCGAGCAAAAATTTCTGCAGCAATTTTTCAAGGCACTGTGACGACCATCATTTGGAACTTAGAAGGCCTATCTTTTATGGATAGTTCAGGAGTTGGATTAGTGCTTGGTCGTATGCGAGAGTTAGAAGCAGTTGCTGGGCGAACTATATTATTGAATCCATCGCCAACGATGCGAAAAGTATTTCAATTTTCAGGTTTAGGGCCGTGGATGATGGATGCAACAGAGGAACAAGCGATTGATCGCGTAAGGGGGATTGTAAATGGATAA
- a CDS encoding YqkE family protein gives MGKKRKQQQHAANSMTASLPKQEAVTLADQLGGDVLAKLKAAKQDLTAKEQAAEEERQAKLAFERKQREKNKSFEELLNEYGDKGSKY, from the coding sequence ATGGGAAAGAAACGAAAACAACAGCAACATGCAGCTAATAGCATGACAGCAAGCTTACCAAAGCAAGAAGCTGTAACATTAGCAGACCAACTAGGTGGCGATGTACTTGCAAAATTAAAAGCTGCGAAGCAAGATTTAACTGCTAAAGAGCAAGCGGCAGAAGAAGAACGCCAAGCAAAACTTGCATTTGAACGCAAACAACGTGAAAAAAATAAATCGTTTGAAGAATTACTAAACGAATACGGAGATAAAGGCTCAAAATATTAA
- a CDS encoding VanZ family protein, with protein MKKWLIFIICLVILITSSSMTYEQQSILPELEDLLSNKPFEEQLSVLKIPYWGTTVSIEERGYFPFVEFLIRKLTHFIGFGCIALGLYFAWGKRRFAAIIAIIGTAFIAMLDEFRQSFTPGRTMSGQDVLVDTAGAIVFVGAVVIIRKLFKNKRQKALF; from the coding sequence ATGAAAAAATGGTTGATCTTTATCATCTGTCTAGTCATACTAATCACCTCTTCAAGTATGACCTACGAGCAACAAAGTATTTTACCTGAATTAGAAGACTTACTTTCCAATAAACCTTTTGAAGAACAACTATCCGTTTTAAAAATTCCGTATTGGGGAACAACCGTATCTATTGAAGAACGCGGTTATTTTCCATTTGTAGAATTTTTAATTCGTAAATTGACACATTTTATCGGGTTTGGATGTATTGCACTTGGTCTGTACTTTGCATGGGGAAAACGCCGTTTTGCAGCTATTATTGCCATTATCGGCACGGCTTTTATCGCAATGCTTGATGAATTTCGTCAAAGCTTTACTCCAGGTCGCACGATGAGTGGTCAAGATGTGCTTGTTGATACAGCCGGGGCCATTGTTTTTGTTGGTGCAGTCGTCATTATAAGGAAATTGTTTAAAAATAAAAGACAAAAGGCGTTGTTTTAG
- the xerD gene encoding site-specific tyrosine recombinase XerD, producing MNEFQYAVEDYIHFIQVERQLSDNTLASYRRDLESYVHFLQEAEGMADFSRVERTTILRHLEQLRAQGKTSRTVARHISSIRSFHQFLLREKRAETDPTVHLEMPTIEQKLPNILSIEEIEALLTAPNRSKPQGIRDLAMLELLYGSGMRISELIALDLADIHLTMGFVRVFGKGGKERIIPLGKNALSAINAYLNGARGQLQGKHPKTDAFFINQRGKRLTRQGCWKLMKEHALKAGIQHELTPHTLRHSFATHLVENGADLRAVQEMLGHADISTTQIYTHISKTRLSEVYKQFHPRA from the coding sequence ATGAATGAGTTTCAATATGCAGTAGAGGACTATATCCATTTTATCCAGGTGGAAAGGCAGTTATCTGATAATACATTAGCATCCTATCGCCGAGATTTAGAAAGCTATGTGCATTTTTTACAGGAGGCAGAGGGGATGGCTGATTTTAGCCGTGTGGAACGAACAACCATATTACGGCATTTAGAGCAATTGCGGGCACAAGGCAAGACAAGCCGTACCGTTGCTCGTCATATCTCCTCTATTCGGAGCTTTCACCAATTTTTACTGCGAGAAAAGCGTGCTGAAACAGATCCAACGGTTCATTTGGAAATGCCAACCATAGAGCAAAAATTGCCGAATATCCTATCTATCGAAGAAATTGAAGCTTTACTAACAGCTCCAAATCGTAGTAAACCACAAGGTATACGTGATCTAGCAATGCTAGAGTTATTATATGGCTCAGGTATGCGCATCAGTGAACTTATTGCGTTGGATTTAGCCGATATTCATTTAACAATGGGCTTTGTACGTGTATTTGGGAAGGGTGGGAAGGAAAGGATTATTCCACTTGGCAAAAATGCACTATCAGCCATTAATGCCTATTTAAACGGTGCTCGTGGTCAATTACAAGGAAAGCATCCAAAAACAGATGCGTTTTTTATTAATCAAAGAGGGAAACGTTTAACAAGGCAGGGTTGTTGGAAATTAATGAAGGAGCATGCATTAAAGGCAGGCATCCAACATGAGTTAACACCACATACATTGCGACATTCCTTTGCTACTCATCTGGTCGAAAATGGAGCCGATTTACGAGCGGTGCAGGAAATGCTTGGCCATGCAGATATTTCTACTACGCAGATTTATACACATATTAGTAAAACCCGATTATCTGAGGTTTATAAGCAATTCCATCCACGAGCTTAA
- a CDS encoding thymidine phosphorylase, producing MNMVQLFEKKKQGLELSQAEIQYFVEGYTTGSIPDYQASSLLMAIRLLGMSDDETFYLTKAMIESGDVIDLTSIEGFKIDKHSTGGVGDKVTLVVTPIIASLGIPVAKFSGKGLGITGGTIDKLESIKGLKTELSSQEFIDNVNRYKIAVAGQTGNLVPADKKLYALRDVTGTVDSIPLIAASIMSKKIASGADGIVLDVKCGSGAFMKTQEEAQLLADTMTAIGEKLGRKVVAHISDMDNPLGKMIGNKLEVVEAYALLKGQLEETHEDLVDECVVIASLMYQVAAGVKEAEATAAVKRVLADGSAAAKFEEFIVAQGGVVSDIVQNDTAYKVAVTAITEGTVETINALLVGEASVGLGAGRLTKESELDYDAGIQLIAKKGDHVNNGDTIAYLYSNNPIDEETINKVQKAYTIV from the coding sequence ATGAATATGGTTCAACTGTTTGAAAAGAAAAAACAAGGATTAGAGCTATCTCAAGCTGAAATTCAGTATTTTGTTGAAGGCTATACGACAGGTTCAATCCCAGATTATCAAGCAAGTTCACTGTTAATGGCAATACGCTTATTAGGTATGTCTGATGATGAAACGTTTTATTTAACAAAGGCCATGATCGAATCAGGTGATGTTATTGATTTAACATCCATTGAAGGCTTTAAAATTGATAAGCACTCAACAGGAGGAGTTGGTGATAAGGTTACACTTGTTGTTACACCAATTATTGCTTCCCTAGGAATTCCTGTGGCTAAATTTAGTGGTAAAGGTCTAGGTATTACTGGAGGTACAATCGATAAACTAGAATCGATTAAAGGCTTGAAAACAGAGCTTTCCTCACAAGAGTTCATTGATAATGTCAATCGATATAAAATTGCAGTAGCTGGTCAAACAGGTAATCTAGTGCCAGCTGATAAAAAGTTGTATGCCCTTCGAGATGTAACAGGTACGGTTGATTCTATACCATTAATCGCTGCATCAATCATGAGTAAAAAAATTGCAAGTGGTGCCGATGGTATTGTATTAGATGTTAAATGTGGATCTGGTGCCTTTATGAAGACACAAGAAGAAGCACAGCTTTTAGCGGATACAATGACAGCTATTGGAGAAAAACTAGGACGTAAAGTGGTTGCACATATTAGCGATATGGATAACCCACTAGGTAAAATGATTGGTAATAAGCTTGAGGTCGTAGAAGCCTATGCTTTATTAAAAGGACAGTTAGAAGAAACACATGAAGATTTAGTCGATGAATGTGTCGTCATTGCCTCCTTAATGTATCAAGTTGCCGCTGGTGTAAAGGAAGCAGAAGCAACTGCAGCTGTTAAGCGTGTGCTTGCGGATGGTTCGGCCGCTGCAAAATTTGAGGAGTTTATTGTCGCACAAGGTGGAGTAGTCTCTGATATTGTTCAAAATGACACAGCTTATAAAGTAGCGGTAACAGCAATAACAGAGGGTACGGTGGAAACAATTAATGCCCTATTAGTTGGTGAAGCGAGTGTCGGTTTAGGAGCTGGACGTTTAACGAAGGAATCTGAACTTGATTATGATGCAGGAATTCAGTTGATTGCTAAAAAAGGCGATCATGTTAACAATGGTGATACCATTGCTTATCTATACTCAAATAATCCAATTGACGAAGAAACAATTAATAAAGTACAAAAAGCTTATACAATTGTATAA
- a CDS encoding spore germination protein, with product MTNKLFNSLEEAEDFLIEHFGDGESFDVCVKHLFVKDLPVLCAYISGLVDGEALTQLLSSMLPDEDSDIEIDVEDEKEYFESYFNFHGRSEETERKAYLLSILSGQVTFITKGGYCFVAELRNYPGRSPEEPDNEKVIRGSRDGFTEGIMQNTALIRRRIRNSNLRFELHKISKIGQTDVAIAFMKDVANEDMLEGLRQRLGQINHDGLTMADKSLEEWLFKQKFHPVPFVRYTERPDIAAAHLLEGHIAIVVDTSPSVILVPVTMFHLLQHAEEYRQAPTVGTFVRLMRYFGSVMGLLLLPLWYVFATNESLLPDALSFLGIEEKSHVPLLLQILIADIGIEFLRMAAIHTPSPLSTAMGLVAGVIIGQIAIDVGLFSSEVVLYTAVAAILIFIIPSYELSISIKIFRLMLLIMTGIWGVNGLFIGLFLLFTYLCSLRPMQAPYLWPLVPFFPKAMLRVIIRFPMTADALRPYVVASKQRKRS from the coding sequence ATGACAAATAAATTATTTAACAGCTTAGAAGAAGCCGAAGATTTTCTTATAGAACATTTTGGTGACGGCGAATCATTTGACGTTTGTGTCAAACACTTATTTGTCAAAGATTTGCCGGTCCTTTGTGCCTATATTAGCGGACTTGTGGACGGGGAAGCTTTAACACAATTACTCTCTAGCATGCTCCCAGATGAGGACTCGGACATTGAAATTGATGTTGAGGATGAGAAAGAATATTTTGAGTCCTATTTTAATTTCCATGGACGTTCAGAGGAAACAGAGCGTAAAGCCTATTTACTATCCATTTTAAGTGGACAAGTAACCTTTATTACTAAAGGGGGCTATTGCTTTGTTGCCGAGTTGAGAAACTACCCGGGTCGTTCACCAGAGGAGCCTGACAATGAAAAGGTTATCCGAGGTTCGAGGGATGGTTTTACGGAAGGAATAATGCAGAATACGGCTTTAATTCGTAGACGAATTCGCAATAGTAATTTACGTTTCGAGCTACATAAAATATCAAAAATCGGCCAAACTGACGTCGCGATTGCATTTATGAAGGATGTTGCCAATGAAGATATGCTCGAAGGATTACGACAGCGTCTTGGACAAATTAATCATGATGGCCTGACGATGGCCGATAAATCGCTAGAAGAATGGCTTTTTAAGCAGAAGTTTCATCCAGTTCCATTTGTACGTTATACGGAAAGGCCGGATATTGCAGCAGCTCATCTACTTGAAGGACATATAGCCATAGTGGTAGATACCTCTCCATCGGTTATTCTTGTGCCTGTTACGATGTTTCATTTATTACAGCACGCAGAAGAGTATAGACAGGCGCCAACTGTTGGAACTTTTGTACGTCTAATGCGGTATTTTGGCTCTGTAATGGGTTTACTTTTACTACCATTGTGGTATGTATTTGCAACGAATGAATCGTTACTTCCTGATGCCCTATCCTTTTTAGGTATTGAGGAAAAATCACATGTACCCTTATTGCTGCAAATTCTGATTGCCGATATAGGTATTGAGTTTCTAAGGATGGCCGCCATTCATACTCCCTCACCATTATCTACTGCGATGGGATTGGTTGCGGGAGTGATTATTGGTCAAATTGCCATTGATGTAGGATTGTTTTCTTCAGAGGTTGTGCTCTATACAGCTGTTGCTGCTATTCTTATTTTCATTATCCCGTCGTATGAGCTCAGTATCTCAATCAAAATTTTTAGGTTGATGTTATTGATTATGACAGGTATATGGGGTGTCAACGGATTATTTATTGGATTATTTTTATTGTTTACGTATTTATGTTCATTGCGACCAATGCAGGCACCTTATTTATGGCCGCTAGTTCCATTCTTTCCAAAGGCAATGCTACGTGTCATTATTCGCTTCCCAATGACTGCGGATGCATTAAGACCTTATGTAGTCGCTTCCAAACAGCGAAAAAGATCATAG
- the deoB gene encoding phosphopentomutase: MNKPFNKIHVVVMDSVGIGEAPDAANFGDVGAHTLGHIAEKMNGLTMPVMESFGLANIESLQGMHPVKEPKAYYGKMQEASVGKDTMTGHWEIMGLNIDKPFKVYPEGFPAELISELEKRTGRKVLCNQPASGTQVIEDFGKEHMETGAIIVYTSADPVLQIAAHEEIIPLEELYKICEIARELTLQPEYLVGRVIARPFVGTPGNFTRTSNRHDYALKPFGRTTMNVLKDAGLDVIAIGKISDIFNGEGVTDAVRTKNNMDGMDRFAEVVRRDFRGMSFLNLVDFDANFGHRRDPLGYGQALQEFDARLPEILEAMSEEDLLIITADHGNDPTFHGTDHTREYVPLIVYSPRFNGGAELALRETFADIAATVAENFHVEAPPFGKSFLQDLK, from the coding sequence ATGAATAAACCGTTTAACAAAATCCATGTTGTTGTCATGGATTCCGTAGGTATTGGTGAAGCACCGGACGCTGCAAATTTTGGTGATGTTGGTGCACATACACTAGGACATATCGCTGAAAAAATGAATGGGCTTACAATGCCAGTGATGGAGTCCTTTGGTTTAGCAAATATTGAATCATTGCAAGGCATGCATCCAGTTAAGGAACCAAAAGCATACTACGGTAAAATGCAAGAAGCATCTGTTGGTAAAGATACGATGACTGGTCATTGGGAAATCATGGGGTTAAATATCGATAAACCATTTAAGGTGTATCCAGAAGGGTTTCCAGCGGAGCTTATTTCTGAGCTAGAGAAGCGTACAGGTCGTAAAGTGCTGTGCAATCAACCGGCAAGTGGTACACAAGTCATTGAAGACTTTGGTAAGGAGCATATGGAAACAGGTGCGATTATTGTCTATACGTCGGCAGATCCTGTTTTACAAATTGCTGCACATGAGGAAATCATTCCATTAGAAGAATTATATAAAATATGTGAAATTGCTCGTGAATTAACATTACAGCCTGAATATTTAGTAGGGCGCGTTATTGCACGTCCATTTGTTGGTACACCAGGAAACTTTACTCGTACTTCCAATCGACATGACTATGCATTAAAGCCATTTGGCCGTACAACGATGAATGTTTTGAAGGATGCAGGGTTAGATGTAATTGCTATTGGAAAAATCTCTGATATTTTCAACGGTGAAGGTGTTACAGATGCCGTTCGTACAAAAAATAATATGGATGGTATGGATCGATTTGCAGAGGTTGTACGCCGTGACTTCCGTGGTATGAGCTTCTTAAATTTAGTAGACTTTGACGCCAATTTTGGCCATCGTCGTGATCCATTAGGATATGGACAGGCATTACAAGAGTTTGACGCACGTTTACCAGAAATTTTGGAAGCGATGTCAGAAGAAGATTTATTAATTATTACAGCTGATCACGGAAATGATCCAACCTTCCATGGAACAGATCATACGCGTGAATATGTACCGTTAATTGTCTATTCACCACGCTTCAACGGAGGAGCAGAACTTGCACTTCGTGAAACGTTTGCGGATATTGCAGCAACAGTTGCTGAAAACTTTCATGTAGAAGCACCACCATTCGGCAAAAGTTTCTTACAGGATTTGAAATAA
- a CDS encoding NUDIX domain-containing protein — protein sequence MKKFEEKTTKTTPVYDGRIVKLQIDDVTLPNGQVAKREIIKHPGAVAVIAVTAEGKLVLVEQYRKALERSIIEIPAGKLEPGEEPVVTARRELEEETGYGAHSLTFLQAFATSPGFADEVIYLFVAKGLYKIENKADLDEDEFVELLEVSLEEAQTMVVDQRIYDAKTAFAVLWLAANLENNLLA from the coding sequence ATGAAAAAGTTTGAGGAAAAAACAACTAAAACGACACCGGTCTATGACGGAAGAATAGTAAAACTACAAATTGATGATGTGACGTTACCGAATGGTCAGGTTGCCAAACGAGAAATTATCAAGCATCCAGGTGCTGTGGCAGTCATTGCTGTTACGGCTGAGGGGAAACTAGTGTTGGTAGAGCAATATCGTAAAGCGCTTGAACGTTCTATAATTGAAATTCCTGCTGGTAAACTTGAGCCTGGTGAGGAACCAGTGGTAACAGCACGCCGAGAATTAGAGGAGGAGACTGGCTATGGGGCACATAGTCTAACTTTTTTACAGGCATTTGCGACATCTCCAGGCTTTGCGGATGAAGTTATTTATCTATTTGTTGCCAAGGGTTTATATAAAATAGAAAATAAAGCAGACTTAGATGAGGATGAATTTGTCGAACTATTAGAAGTTTCGTTGGAAGAGGCACAAACAATGGTAGTAGATCAACGAATATACGATGCTAAAACAGCATTTGCGGTACTTTGGCTTGCAGCAAATTTAGAAAATAATCTTTTAGCATAA
- a CDS encoding GNAT family N-acetyltransferase, producing MLEIQTERLRLIPLNAKYLQLLIERGEQMAKELSLSKFEEILDDELKQALHFRLFKVLEDEQNYLWHTNWLLVLKEQNCAIGGIMLKGMPNERLEVIIGYYTFPSFQGCGYMTETIIALKNWLLSQPNVKYVIADTEKDNKASHRVLEKAGATLYKETESFFFWRFLH from the coding sequence ATGTTAGAAATACAAACAGAAAGATTAAGATTAATACCTTTAAATGCTAAGTATCTACAATTACTAATTGAGCGTGGAGAACAAATGGCAAAAGAGCTGTCGTTAAGTAAGTTTGAGGAAATATTAGATGACGAGCTTAAACAAGCATTGCATTTCAGACTCTTCAAGGTTTTAGAAGATGAGCAAAACTATCTGTGGCATACAAATTGGTTGCTTGTATTAAAAGAACAAAATTGTGCTATTGGAGGCATTATGCTAAAAGGGATGCCTAACGAGAGGCTGGAAGTGATCATTGGTTATTACACTTTTCCTAGTTTTCAGGGATGTGGTTATATGACAGAAACCATCATCGCATTGAAGAACTGGTTACTTAGTCAACCAAATGTAAAGTATGTTATAGCTGATACTGAAAAGGATAATAAGGCTTCCCATCGAGTTTTAGAAAAAGCAGGAGCTACATTATATAAAGAAACAGAGTCATTCTTTTTTTGGAGATTCCTACATTAA
- the sigF gene encoding RNA polymerase sporulation sigma factor SigF — translation MKPLEQSSDKLLSQEEMRDLIARAQQGDHEARKRMVEGNTRLVWSIVQRFTTRGVELEDLFQIGCIGLMKSVDKFDLTYDVKFSTYAVPMIIGEIQRFLRDDGMVKVSRSIRELNFKIRHATEEFIKKNEHPPTIQELAQVLGVTAEEIVTASDALRDPASLHEQLYESEGDSITLMDQMKDEKSEQPFDYIPLKEVLTRLEPREQSIIYLRYFSDCTQTEIATRLGISQVQVSRLEKKILAQLKSWMATSATVEQEVMKKDI, via the coding sequence GTGAAGCCGTTAGAACAGTCGTCCGATAAGCTATTGTCTCAGGAGGAAATGCGTGATCTAATTGCACGTGCACAGCAGGGCGATCATGAGGCTCGTAAACGAATGGTAGAAGGTAATACGAGGCTTGTGTGGTCCATCGTTCAACGTTTTACAACAAGAGGTGTTGAACTCGAGGATTTATTTCAGATTGGCTGCATAGGGCTCATGAAATCTGTGGATAAATTTGATTTAACCTATGATGTGAAGTTTTCAACCTATGCAGTACCAATGATCATCGGAGAAATTCAACGCTTTTTAAGGGATGATGGCATGGTGAAGGTGAGTCGCTCGATTCGTGAGCTGAACTTTAAAATCCGTCATGCTACAGAAGAATTTATTAAAAAGAATGAACATCCACCGACTATTCAAGAGCTTGCTCAGGTGCTTGGTGTTACAGCTGAAGAAATTGTCACAGCTTCTGATGCGCTAAGAGATCCAGCATCTCTCCACGAGCAATTGTATGAAAGCGAAGGGGATTCCATTACATTGATGGATCAAATGAAAGATGAAAAATCAGAACAACCATTTGACTATATTCCATTGAAAGAAGTACTCACGAGACTTGAGCCGAGGGAGCAGTCTATTATTTATTTACGCTATTTTTCAGATTGCACGCAAACTGAAATTGCGACTAGACTTGGAATATCTCAGGTACAAGTATCCCGTTTAGAGAAAAAAATCCTCGCCCAACTGAAAAGTTGGATGGCGACAAGTGCAACAGTGGAGCAAGAAGTAATGAAAAAAGACATCTAA
- the spoIIAB gene encoding anti-sigma F factor: MDNEMTLTFLALSENEALARVAVTGFIAQLDPTIDELSEFKTVVSEAVSNAIIHGYEENGKGVVTVHAKREDDIVTVSVMDKGVGIEDVSRAMEPLFTTKSAMERSGMGFTIMDSFSDQLTVMSKWQEGTTVTFTKKFYTVRTAVM; this comes from the coding sequence ATGGATAACGAAATGACATTAACTTTTTTAGCACTTAGTGAAAATGAAGCCTTGGCACGTGTGGCTGTTACAGGCTTTATTGCACAATTAGACCCAACAATTGATGAGTTATCAGAATTTAAAACAGTTGTCTCAGAAGCGGTTTCCAATGCCATTATTCATGGCTATGAAGAAAATGGTAAGGGTGTTGTTACAGTTCATGCAAAACGTGAGGATGATATTGTAACAGTATCTGTCATGGATAAAGGGGTAGGAATTGAAGACGTTAGTCGAGCAATGGAGCCGTTATTTACAACGAAAAGTGCAATGGAACGCTCAGGTATGGGCTTTACTATTATGGATAGTTTTTCGGATCAGCTAACAGTTATGTCTAAATGGCAAGAAGGAACAACTGTAACGTTTACGAAGAAATTTTATACAGTTCGCACAGCGGTAATGTGA
- the fur gene encoding ferric iron uptake transcriptional regulator, translated as MESRIDRIKKQLHSASYKLTPQREATVAVLLEHEEDHLSAEDVYLLVKEKAPEIGLATVYRTLELLTELKIVDKINFGDGVSRYDLRQEGAAHFHHHLVCIECGAVDEIQEDLLEDVEAVVEKRWNFIIKDHRLTFHGICWRCHDKNDETNED; from the coding sequence ATGGAGAGCCGAATTGATCGTATAAAAAAACAGTTGCATAGTGCTAGTTACAAGCTGACGCCGCAGCGAGAAGCGACAGTTGCTGTCTTGCTTGAGCACGAAGAGGACCACCTAAGTGCTGAGGATGTATACCTTTTAGTAAAAGAAAAAGCACCAGAGATTGGTCTAGCTACTGTTTATAGAACGTTAGAATTATTAACTGAGCTCAAAATTGTCGACAAAATCAACTTTGGCGATGGCGTATCGCGCTATGACTTACGCCAAGAGGGAGCTGCCCATTTCCACCATCATCTTGTTTGTATCGAATGTGGTGCTGTTGATGAAATTCAAGAAGATTTGCTTGAAGATGTGGAAGCCGTAGTTGAAAAACGTTGGAACTTTATCATCAAAGATCACCGACTAACTTTCCACGGCATATGCTGGCGCTGTCATGATAAGAACGACGAAACGAATGAAGACTAA
- a CDS encoding aldo/keto reductase gives MKKRQLGTSELFISEISLGGMSLSTDKKQAATIVDMALDAGINYIDTADLYDYGANEEIIGATLGKRRKDVILATKVGNRWTEGVNSWHWDASPSYIKEAIHASLRRLGTDYIDLYQLHGGTIEDDWDGIISTFEDLKKEGLIREYGISSIRPNVLRRFLPASSAKSVMMQYSALDRRPEEWFELIAKEGASVVTRGTVAKGLLTNSWQQRLQHVNGFNTYTVDELSTTLTDLAAQYDDLHALAIAFNLKEPTIASTVIGASSQQQLAETLAAYEKIDSITDFKKVNKLTKDEHYQEHR, from the coding sequence ATGAAAAAAAGACAGCTTGGCACAAGTGAATTGTTTATTTCAGAGATCAGTTTAGGAGGCATGTCTCTTTCGACAGATAAAAAGCAAGCTGCTACTATTGTCGATATGGCTTTAGATGCTGGCATTAATTATATTGATACAGCAGATTTATATGATTACGGTGCAAACGAGGAAATTATTGGGGCAACCCTAGGAAAACGTCGTAAAGATGTTATTTTAGCCACAAAAGTAGGTAATCGCTGGACTGAAGGTGTCAATAGCTGGCACTGGGATGCATCCCCGTCCTATATAAAAGAAGCCATACATGCTAGCCTACGTCGTTTAGGTACTGACTACATTGATCTTTACCAATTACATGGTGGTACAATCGAGGATGACTGGGATGGTATTATCAGTACATTTGAGGATTTGAAAAAAGAAGGTCTTATTCGGGAATATGGTATTTCCTCCATTCGCCCCAACGTGCTACGTCGTTTTTTACCCGCAAGCTCAGCAAAAAGCGTTATGATGCAATATAGTGCATTAGACCGTCGCCCTGAAGAATGGTTTGAGTTGATTGCAAAGGAAGGTGCATCTGTAGTAACACGTGGAACAGTTGCGAAAGGCTTACTAACGAATAGCTGGCAACAACGTCTACAGCATGTAAATGGTTTTAATACCTATACAGTAGATGAGTTATCTACAACGTTAACAGACTTAGCTGCTCAATATGATGATTTACATGCACTGGCAATCGCCTTTAATCTAAAAGAACCTACTATCGCTTCAACGGTCATCGGTGCAAGCTCACAACAACAATTAGCTGAAACACTTGCTGCCTATGAAAAAATTGATTCGATAACAGATTTTAAGAAAGTCAATAAGCTGACTAAAGATGAGCATTATCAAGAACACCGATGA